CGCATCTCCGGTGGCGGCGACGCGGCTGCGCTCGGTTCCGCCAATGGCACCGGCGACTTAATTCTGACCGTGCCGTTAAAGGTGAAACTCAGCGAAGGCGGCGATGTGTTTGGTTTTGCCCCCTATCTCTATGTTCCCACCGGTAACTATGACCATAAGGACGCCCTGAATCTGGGGGAGAACCGCTGGAAGGTGGATTTGCAGGCCGCCTGGGTCAAGTTCTTCACGGAAAAATGGGCGCTGGATGTGGTCGGTGACGCCATCTGGTACGGCAACAATAACGACTATGGGACCGCCTCATCCCGTTTGCAGCAGGACAACGCCTGGGCAGCGCAGATTATGGGGCGTTATATGCCCGATCCGACGCTGGCGCTCGGCCTGGGGTTCGGTCAGACCTGGGGCGGCGAGACCACTGTTGACGGCGACAAGCAGGATAACCCGGCGCAGACCACCAATGTACGCATCACCGCCACCAAATTTGTCACCCCGCGCGACCAGTTCCAGATCCAGCTGGGCCGCGATCTGCGTGTGGAAAATGGCGCGGAAGAGGATTTCCGCCTGAATCTGCGTTATGCCCGCGTTTTCTGATGCTGTCCTTCCTGACCAGGTGACTGTCCTTCTCAACCAGGTAGGCGTTGTGCAGTCGCGTTATGTTCAGGTCAGTAATCAGCCCGCTGTCGCGTT
The window above is part of the Pantoea cypripedii genome. Proteins encoded here:
- a CDS encoding transporter, translated to MHALRFFLPATLLASLPAFAVEVAPGDYSQFPDGTTVGLLYYQHASTGSAHSRGDKVSSDYNLTSDIGMLRLLHTVQISESATLDPQFLLPFGRISGGGDAAALGSANGTGDLILTVPLKVKLSEGGDVFGFAPYLYVPTGNYDHKDALNLGENRWKVDLQAAWVKFFTEKWALDVVGDAIWYGNNNDYGTASSRLQQDNAWAAQIMGRYMPDPTLALGLGFGQTWGGETTVDGDKQDNPAQTTNVRITATKFVTPRDQFQIQLGRDLRVENGAEEDFRLNLRYARVF